A stretch of Bdellovibrionales bacterium CG10_big_fil_rev_8_21_14_0_10_45_34 DNA encodes these proteins:
- the recO gene encoding DNA repair protein RecO has translation MVGNFKGKSTCRHYLAALSCFRCHFCDSLYRCNPALLRSGFRLILNDRFFVLKRISQGDSNFVLKVFSRSYGKLTLIARGAARSVKRFGGGILEPPCLVDGVIKKSSREGQIHLLNEAKLVNAFEGLRKNFDQIETALAFMKSVDRLTEDEDSDSLALFQLLGNSLIALESCTQPNLLKVHFQVRLLALLGVLPRESDYATFLTNPVMKWQESQIDANTLKSVEQRMLDCIESIALRR, from the coding sequence ATTGTTGGCAACTTTAAAGGTAAATCCACGTGTCGGCACTATCTCGCTGCTCTCAGTTGTTTCAGGTGTCACTTCTGTGACTCTCTTTATCGGTGCAATCCGGCTCTATTACGGAGTGGCTTTCGTTTGATTCTTAACGACAGATTTTTTGTATTGAAGCGCATTTCGCAAGGCGATTCCAATTTTGTACTCAAAGTTTTTAGTCGATCCTACGGAAAGCTTACGCTGATCGCCCGCGGGGCAGCTCGAAGCGTGAAGAGATTTGGGGGTGGAATTCTAGAGCCACCCTGTTTGGTTGATGGAGTTATAAAAAAGAGTTCTCGAGAAGGTCAGATCCATCTGCTCAACGAGGCTAAACTAGTGAACGCCTTTGAAGGCCTTCGTAAGAACTTCGATCAAATTGAAACAGCATTGGCGTTTATGAAATCTGTCGACCGGTTGACAGAAGATGAAGATTCAGACTCATTGGCTCTTTTTCAGCTTCTAGGTAACTCACTCATCGCACTCGAAAGTTGCACTCAGCCGAATCTTTTAAAAGTTCACTTTCAGGTAAGGCTTTTGGCTTTACTGGGAGTGCTTCCCCGCGAGTCCGATTATGCCACATTTTTAACTAATCCGGTTATGAAGTGGCAAGAATCACAAATTGATGCAAACACTCTAAAGTCTGTAGAGCAACGAATGTTAGATTGTATCGAATCAATCGCTCTTAGGCGCTAA
- the mgtE gene encoding magnesium transporter, translated as MDSRTRVLISSVRKLMRRGAFKNIEKIVCRAHTADVASLLESLDSEERQQTFKLVGPAERRSEVLSYLPEDLQEEVLRTLPKEEIQTLVAGMDTDDVADLIGSLPEELSQSILKSLVKEDQEEVADLLRYSQDSAGGIMNTEVLALRDDLSVSDAIQSIQNHESDSLVAHYIYLINKNSNLVGVLSLKELLLSRPNRKLTEVMSPDVIRVRVDTPAKEVAQIVEKYDFLSVPVIDENNELAGVITVDDVIDIIREEAQDDLRALGQVASIEDDFSFWGQLASRLPSQSLIFVGGMLSFLVAYWLLSLMDRPLWLASLGFLPALLGLAQLTASQSAAVALSMIREGELHRRVISEHLLTETGISSLNGLTLALLLGGASWLAFGDLQVSQILAGIAIVQTITIALIGNLLPILLATLKVNPRVGTISLLSVVSGVTSVTLFIGAIRLYYGVAFV; from the coding sequence CTGCAGGGCTCATACAGCTGACGTAGCAAGCCTTTTGGAATCTTTAGATTCTGAAGAACGTCAGCAGACGTTTAAGCTTGTCGGACCAGCGGAGCGGCGATCCGAAGTTTTGAGTTATCTACCTGAAGACCTCCAAGAGGAGGTGCTGCGAACTCTTCCTAAAGAAGAAATTCAAACCCTTGTTGCTGGTATGGATACAGACGACGTTGCAGACCTCATCGGAAGTTTACCCGAAGAACTTTCGCAGTCGATTTTAAAGAGCTTGGTCAAAGAAGATCAAGAAGAAGTGGCAGACCTTCTACGTTATTCTCAAGACAGCGCGGGAGGTATTATGAATACCGAAGTACTTGCGCTGAGAGATGACTTAAGTGTGTCTGACGCTATTCAAAGCATTCAGAATCATGAGTCCGATTCGTTAGTCGCCCACTACATATACTTAATTAACAAGAATTCTAACTTAGTTGGTGTATTAAGCCTTAAAGAATTGCTCTTAAGTAGGCCTAATCGAAAGCTTACCGAAGTCATGTCACCGGATGTAATTAGAGTGAGAGTCGATACGCCAGCTAAGGAAGTCGCTCAAATCGTTGAAAAGTACGATTTTTTGTCGGTTCCGGTTATTGATGAAAACAATGAACTTGCCGGAGTTATTACGGTTGATGACGTTATTGATATTATCCGCGAAGAAGCCCAAGACGATCTAAGAGCGTTGGGCCAAGTCGCTTCAATTGAAGATGACTTTAGTTTTTGGGGACAGCTCGCCTCACGTTTGCCATCGCAGTCTTTAATTTTTGTGGGCGGTATGCTGAGTTTTTTGGTGGCCTATTGGTTACTTTCTTTAATGGATCGCCCACTTTGGCTTGCGAGTCTGGGCTTTCTGCCGGCGCTTTTGGGGTTGGCCCAGCTTACGGCGTCTCAGTCAGCGGCGGTGGCGCTCAGTATGATCAGAGAAGGTGAGCTTCATCGACGAGTTATTTCTGAGCATTTACTGACAGAGACGGGGATTAGTAGCTTAAACGGTCTAACTTTGGCTCTGCTCCTTGGTGGAGCGAGTTGGCTTGCGTTTGGTGACCTTCAAGTTAGTCAGATTTTGGCGGGCATTGCAATTGTTCAAACTATCACCATAGCTCTTATCGGAAATCTTCTTCCTATATTGTTGGCAACTTTAAAGGTAAATCCACGTGTCGGCACTATCTCGCTGCTCTCAGTTGTTTCAGGTGTCACTTCTGTGACTCTCTTTATCGGTGCAATCCGGCTCTATTACGGAGTGGCTTTCGTTTGA